The sequence TGTAAAAATGGACTCATGCTTGTCACAATCATATGTACTTTTATCAGAATTTCGTAAATCATTTgataaaagtttaagaaaataatttgataactaagataattaatttatactaaagttgaaaaataatattatataataaaagagTTTATTACATAAGTAAAATGATACAtactttttatcgatttttttaatgtGGTCATAATTGATTAATCCAACCTTCTTTAAAGTCCattgaatattattatatcaCCATTTTTGTCTACCTgtgaatgaaatttattaaaaatggatccgcagtttttaattattcatttattgaaagGGTAAACCTAAAATTACCGTGGacttctatttaattaaaaatataacttttttaaatctctataCTTATATTCAGTATAAttgtttgcgttaaaaattgtttcaataaaatatttttattactttaatgcaactttttttatttaataaacattttacagTTTTACATACCGTACAAGGTaaccttttttggtgaaaatgtatttatttgttatttaatagataccaaattttaattgaagaacaGGATACAATTTTATACAGTAGAaataaacagaaaatgtaatatttaatataaaaatgtgtaaaatagcATAAAATGTATTGCAAGAATGAGCAATTTGAAATAGAGGCAGTATATCTGGCATTAAAAATAGATCCTACGATTGTTTTTAATCACTATAATAAAGAACTACGTTACACAAAATTATACCAGGcccttcaattttaataatatttctacattatttaatttataaactgcCTTCATCATGCGAGAATACAAAATTGTTACAAATGAAGCAGAAGGAAATTCGATCATTTTCTCTGGACTAGAAGTTAaaggattgataaaaaatttgaaacccatCGAATTAGTTTTCAGGAATGCAAAATATAATTATCAAGGTTGCCTCTCATAAGAACAAAGTACAACAgtcttttaataaacaaaatggtttgaatattttttccagtAATGACCCTATATCAATAAGAAACTGTACTTAAATTACGCATCAGCTTctgaatattatctttttagttataaattgtattatttggttgaaaataaaaaaattttcttaaaactttattccttttgcttgcaaatttaactgctgataagttaactaaaatcttttttggatgaaaactattttttctacaatttgtcttttttggttgaaaagtcaattgaaatctttttgggtgTCTCTGTTTTTTTGAACATCtgtatttatgatttaaaaagctCATCTGttatagtagaattttaatttttcttggacaaaaatacaacttttttattgaaaatttgacaaatttcttaaaaagtcataatttttggttaaaaaaatgggaCTATTTAGTatcaaattaacttattgtttacaattcttattttggcgttgtaaattgaactggaatctttttggaTCAGCATTGAACTATCtgttgtaaaatttgtttttaattcctcgattttaaaataaattccatctTTCTggaacaaaaaatgcaaattttcagttgaaaattaaaaaattttgttagaaatctaactatttcgtaggaaatgtactttttttaatttcatattttcgtgtcATAAAGATaaatgaaatcttttctggatgaaaattcaagtatttctttaatattttttaaattcaaaattcatctgttttaaaagaaacttcATCGTGCTTgagtaaaaattctactgtttagttgaaaattaaactattttcttgaaaagtcatattttttgtttgagaattttactgttggtttgaaaaataactatttcctagaaatttttatttttatttaaaatatacattttggtgttggaaagtaaactgaaatcttttctggttgaaagtttaaattttaaaaaaattactcgttttttattgaaaattcatgggttttagtacaaatttcctctttcttgaataaaaatgtaattatgtggcaaggaattgaactattttgttaaaaattcatcctttttagttgaaaaaattcatctttttggattaagaattcaattttttcgtagaaactcatcttttgttaaagaattcaTACTTTGATCTTGAAGAATCAACTGCAatcttgtttggatgaaaatttaactattttttaaattagttttctttctaataaaaaatcatccgtttttagagaaatttcacctttttggataaaaatgcaactatttggtagagaattcaaggatttggttgaaaagttatcgtttttggttaagctttatctttttgggttaaaaattgaaatttttcatagaaacttatttcttgttaaaaaatgcacattttgctCGAGAAAAgacaactgaaatgttttttaacagaaaactcaactattctatttttctatttttctggcataaagattcatctgttttagtaaaaatgttcatttgtttatgaaaatgcaacttgtttcttaaaaattcttcttctttgctatacttgagtaaaagttaaactacattgtcaacattttatttttatttgtcaaagacttatgtctttcgttgaaaatgtaactttttattgaaaaagcattttttttggttaaaatttaattttctaactgcaAAATGTAACTTCCTTTTTTTCCATCGTTTTTTAGATCTTTTCTtaggtgaaaattcttttttcagttgaaaattctcctttaattgtaaaaaaaataattttattggtttggaatttcattttttgttgtacaaaaatgcatcagttccgtggaaaattaattttttgctgaagtcatatttttattttaaaatccaatttttgtagagaaagttcgttttttggctggaagattcaacaatttatataaacttctatttctttcttaactgaaatgtatttatttgttgaaaatttatcttttttgttttaaaaatcgttttttttttgtataaatttcatctttttttatattgaaatataaactataacactttttgttgacaatttatctttctaaagtataaattacattttatttgtttaaaataaataaagtaataaattataaatttttaaatttgtatctaaaacatttttttattctttatataaaagattctatgttaaaagtattacccGATTAAAATGCTGGTTTTTTAATATCAGCgaccaaggaaaatgaaaaattagtaaaggaaaaatcagggaagtTTGAAAAGGCAGTTCTCgccctgcctaattctactagcaataactagcaaaaaatTTTTGGCAACTTAAAATTACNNNNNNNNNNGTAGAAGGTGGCTTCAAGAGGGCCCATAAACCGTTACGTGATTTAAGCACATCCCCTAACTTAACTATTCTGATATTTAAGGGGGTCTCTGAACACAGAAGCTTTACCCAATTGAGATGTTCTCTTAAGAGATCACCTAATTCGACTTCGGTTTTGGCACGAAATTTccaaagaaacttttcaaaatatgttttcacaaacaaaaaaatacatattttagattgtggaaacattttaaaacccATAACACATCCTTATTGTTTTGTAAAGTCGGCTTGGGTGGTTTATCTAAGAAAGGGATcaataatcttttcttttttctaattttctaatttcttaatttttctgcaaactaaaatttcaaactataattttcaaattcttgatCTCTTCCTTCTACTTCCAAAGCTTTCAATCTCAGCATACTCTCTTAAGGCTGTCAATCCACCGATTCGAATCGCTTCCCTTGGATTTAAATCTGAAGCGTCATCGCACATCATGGTCAGATTGAAAAAAAGGCCATAAACTCTTAGAGAGATAGTTATTTGCGATGAAGGTTTCAAGGCCACTTGCTAGGTATTCCACACGTTGCTTCATCTTCCAAGGTTAGAGGACAAAATTCGTCGGCGGTGACGATTTCTAGATCTCCTATATCAGCTCTAGGCTTGAAAGGCAGTTCCGAAACCAAAACACCCTCCCTTGGTTCCTTAACCTTAAGGGTCTGAACATCCAgatcaaattctgaaaaatcatcATCATTCTCCGATATCTTCGCTGACTTGAAGTCGGCTTCCGTCAAAGTAATCGTCCTGACTTTCCGCTTTTTTGATTCTTCAGAGTGCTTCCCAGACTCGATGATCGACCTTCTCTTCTTCAAAGTCTCTCTTTGATCGTGTGAAGCATCTTTTTTCGCTtcctctttcttttctttctctttgTTTCCTTTCTcctgtttttctttcttttctgttATCTCAGCCGCAAATCGCTCCTCAAAACCGTCGCTTCCGGTGGATTTAGGTTTCTCTTTGCGCTCGGATGACATATCCAGAGGCTCTACAGATTCCGGGAATGCGTGTTTATCGACCAATGCTTGGACCCTGTTTTCTCCAGTTCCAGATCCAGTCTCTTTTGCCAATTCCGCACTTTCTGAGAAGGAAGCAGCCGTTGCTAAGAGATCGACAGAACTCGTCCCAGTTTCGAGAGACTCTTCCACTCGCCGTGCTTCTGGCGCTGGGATTGCTATCCCTCTGTCGGTAATGTCGATTCCCTTCTTTTCTGCGTGTTTAATAGCGTAGGAATTTATGTCAGCATGCATTCTTGGATTTTTCCTGAATTCCTCTTGCAGGTAATTCTGAAATCGATCCTTGAAATAACCGTCGATCATTTTCCAGACGTTGGTACTGTACCAGGAAAGAACAGCTACGAGGAAGACTCCTCGAAAGATGAATGcaagcatttttttaagttaggagGGCTTCTTAGTCCTTATtgcttttatttaatattttttttgtataaatattgatcaaattttacgggtataaatatttataaaatattttattcatcttCACCCATAATCATATCTCGGATAATGGAGAAAGTTTGTTGCATACTTGGCCATGCCATTGTTACCACAACCAGAAGGGAATTTGCCATTACGAAAAGTCGCATCATCTCTACCCCGTCTTCTGAACGCAACCATGTTGAAAAACCCTGATTGGGATCGGCATCGTCATCGAATGatgtttcttcttttttatccTCGACCGGTTTTGTAGCgttgtttttgacaattttgcgATTGTTTTTGGAACGGTCTTCCTTACTGCTTTCTAGGCGCTTCTTCATTTCGTAGAAATTTTCATctggaaacataaattttttgtttgtttatttgaaCTAAATACCATTTTGATATTGATTCCATCTACTATGtttctataatttattattattatttaaaaaatgaggaagctcattttCCTCTCAGGCTTAAAATGCTTACAGCCTAATGTGTCGATAGACCcaatatatcattattattattgctattattatgtttttgtgGAAATTGTTTAAGCTGGAAGTAGAGCCGAATTTAGATCTGAACTCTTGTcagattcttcagaaaattaaattttgtttaaagattttaagcgtGTCTAAACAGAATCCAAACAGCTAAAAAATCGCCTTACAATCATTCAGATTTTTTTCGACAGAagtcttttcaaatttgttaaaaattaggtttaaaaaaatgattttaaagtttcccaggatttttaagaaaatttgttttattcttttgaaacttttcaaaattctttgaaatcacaaattaaattttctctttaaatctgttggaatctttttaaaaattgtaattattttttaatcttttcaaatcgtttcaaacttttaaatatatttttaaatgatttgaattcttcctaaaatttcttcaaatcctccaaaattaaaaaaaagtcttaataTCTTTTagatttggaaatcttttgaaatgttttaaaatctcttaaaatatttgttttataataaaaaatcattttaaattttcccagaaatctgaaaaatatttattcattctcttgaaacctctTTGTTTGAAgcacagatttttgaaattttaggaaaacattaaaaatgttctgaaatctttttcaattttgcattaaaattaattatccaaaatgaaaaatcttcttaaattttcaaaagcatcttaaaaaaagttattgttttgaaacctttcaaaattctgaaagcttctttttcgaaagaaatttccccatgaatcttaagaaacttttttttgttctcgtaaaagtcttcaaaaatttcgaaaatgcttttaaatttttttcaatcttcaaaaacgtctcaaaatttcgtttgaattcttcaaaaatccacattttactttagattaaaaagaaatttttttaactctttaaaaatcttcattttattaaaaacgttgtttaaatctcaaaattgaatttttttaacttaaaattttcgcagaaatctgaagaaattttgttattctcatGACACCTTTTAACATTCTTTATAAGGTTCTTATCTTCTAAATATATGTTTACttgcttgaattaaaaaacaaaattttaatcttgcaaaattgaacagttttcctTCAAAATGTTGGGTGCTCTAttggaaattttaggaaatcattttaaatgtctagaagttttgttcagttttttctagaaattaattatttaaaataagaaattttaaaaattttccgaggaaatacaaaaaaaatattatcctattaaaacgtttcaaaattcttaaaagtatcttttttcgtaaatttcaaaaatctacatttttaacaaagttgctgAAATCTTAacacattttaagtaatttaaatttttttggaacctccaaatatctcttaaaattaatcgaattttttagaattttttaaccttacaaaattgaaaaatattgacttcaattgtttgaaatcttttaaaaagttcaaaatcttataaatatttttttaaaaataattcgaagtttttataaaattttaaacagtctttaaactttctcctaaaaaatatcaaaaatcaacatttagttttagattttttcgaaactttccaagttttaaattaattttaaatctttttaatctcctaaattaaaaatgaagaaatgtcGCTTTAAAAATTTCTGCTTTTCTTTTCGAAATGtgaggaaatcttttgaaatgtttagaaatgtgTATCAATTTTCTCGTAAAATAGATTTATCAAGatgaaaattattaagaaattttgaagaaatcgtaaacaaattttatttcctttaattctttcaaaatttctaaaaatgttttttttttcttaaaaatctaaaaaaatcaaaactttgttttacattttttaaaccttctcaTAATTTAAGTTTcgtttaatcttttcaaaacttctaaatattttttgaaataaatcagtGTTCCCAATTTTTGGTTGAGTCCTCTAAAGTTAAAACAGTGCCTtagaatctt is a genomic window of Belonocnema kinseyi isolate 2016_QV_RU_SX_M_011 chromosome 8, B_treatae_v1, whole genome shotgun sequence containing:
- the LOC117177962 gene encoding uncharacterized protein LOC117177962, which codes for MKKRLESSKEDRSKNNRKIVKNNATKPVEDKKEETSFDDDADPNQGFSTWLRSEDGVEMMRLFVMANSLLVVVTMAWPSMQQTFSIIRDMIMGEDE
- the LOC117177961 gene encoding E3 ubiquitin-protein ligase BRE1A-like, which codes for MLAFIFRGVFLVAVLSWYSTNVWKMIDGYFKDRFQNYLQEEFRKNPRMHADINSYAIKHAEKKGIDITDRGIAIPAPEARRVEESLETGTSSVDLLATAASFSESAELAKETGSGTGENRVQALVDKHAFPESVEPLDMSSERKEKPKSTGSDGFEERFAAEITEKKEKQEKGNKEKEKKEEAKKDASHDQRETLKKRRSIIESGKHSEESKKRKVRTITLTEADFKSAKISENDDDFSEFDLDVQTLKVKEPREGVLVSELPFKPRADIGDLEIVTADEFCPLTLEDEATCGIPSKWP